One stretch of Anolis carolinensis isolate JA03-04 chromosome 3, rAnoCar3.1.pri, whole genome shotgun sequence DNA includes these proteins:
- the LOC100564400 gene encoding guanylate cyclase 2G — translation MIGQVLQKTLQFFGWRYVGLMGSSSDVFTWAEMDELWSSVENQLQTNITVTAKVRYNTKNQGLHQEKLSYITSVARIIVLICSSLDARSILLEAKELGMTNGPYVFFVLQQFEDNFFKETWIHENSNILDAYHPVFLIALQSYREYKTYSDFVNEVYEKLKDKQHSSSFISIHEEVSSYAAYLHDAVLLYALAIKEMSEKKKNFSDGRALINTLKGCNKTLVYGRFGT, via the exons ATGATAGGGCAAGTACTGCAGAAAACACTTCAGTTTTTTGGTTGGAGATATGTGGGTCTCATGGGAAGCTCGAGTGATGTCTTCACTTGGGCTGAAATGGATGAACTGTGGTCATCTGTAGAAAACCAGCTCCAAACCAACATCACAGTCACTGCTAAGGTGAGATACAATACAAAAAACCAAGGCCTCCACCAAGAAAAGCTCAGCTACATAACATCTGTTGCAAGAA TTATTGTTTTAATCTGCAGTTCTTTGGATGCAAGATCCATTTTGTTAGAAGCCAAAGAGCTAGGCATGACAAATGGGCCATATGTGTTTTTTGTCCTGCAACAATTTGAG gataatttttttaaagaaacttggATTCACGAGAACAGCAACATCCTAGATGCCTATCATCCTGTATTTCTGATAGCCCTCCAGTCTTATAGGGAATATAAGACCTATTCTGATTTTGTGAATGAAGTCTATGAAAAGCTGAAGGATAAGCAACATTCTTCTAGTTTTATTTCTATACACGAAGAG GTAAGTTCTTATGCTGCCTACCTGCATGATGCAGTTTTGCTGTATGCATTAGCCATAAAAGAAATGtcagaaaagaagaagaatttcAGTGATGGAAGAGCACTTATCAACACTTTGAAAGGCTGCAATAAAACCCTTGTGTATGGTAGGTTTGGGACTTAA